The sequence below is a genomic window from Hydractinia symbiolongicarpus strain clone_291-10 chromosome 10, HSymV2.1, whole genome shotgun sequence.
gtgtgaaaagaagtttttgaatagAAAGATATACATAATTGTATTGTTCTAAACTTTGTAATTATTGTAAAGTAATGAACTgtaacctttttttatatatattttggaaCGAGACTCTTTTTGTACACCTGACGAAGAAATGATCGAAACGTTGTTATAAATACTTGGGTTTTTTTGactccatatatatatatatatatacatgttatTACAGTTATCCTCCAGTTTCTTGGACGTTCTGTTGGTTTGGattgtgattgcaaagatttaGAAAGATGCGACATAATAGCTGCTGGCGTAGGTATGTACAAAAGTTACGGTtccaagtttttttgaaaagtttctAAAATATGGAGGACGCCAGTTGCTTGGTTGCTTATTCCACTTTTTTGTGGGAAAAAAATTCACAGTTTTGCggggttttttttcaaaaattcacgaaatttaattctttgaaatatttttttttgcaaacagcGGAAATAAataccaaaaaaattttaagtcaGGAACCGCGAAATTCTACATCCcaggtttttttttctaaaagtccCTGGTGATTTTTGTAAACCCACAAATAAACGTACACCTGTATTTTTAGACGAtattcatcaaaaaagaaacagaTATATTTACAATCCAGATTTCAGTTACGCGTTGAAGGACGAATACGAGAAAAACGTGTTAATCGTGTGGCTCAATTATTTTGAGCAGTTGGCGCCTCGTGTAAGCGATGCGTCTGATGGTGTGCATTTCGCAAGTGACAGAATGACCTGGGTGGATTATCTAGTCTTCGACATGATTGATAGTAACTGTCATTTTGTCAATTATGGAAGCTCCGATATCAATGGTGAAACGCCGTGCGTTGTGCTCTTGAAGAAGTTTCCCAGATTGACAACATTTTTTAACCATTTTAAAACTAGGAAAAATATCCAGACCTACATGGATAGTGAACGAAGACCGGAATATAAATTGCCTTATCAGCCTAAATAATGAGAGCTATGTTACTACGTAAATAGAAaatactttattatttttttaccagtatttGTGGTATTTTAATAACCGGTGATACCTTTCAGGGACCGAATTATAGACACAcgattagatttttttttgttttattttaataattattagataaaaagaaaagcgattgtatttttttctaattttgagaatgtttttttttgctcaTTGAGATATCATGCATTCGCCGTTTTGTGCTTGCCTCCAAAAACACGCAATATTCTATTGCCTGGTATAGTTAATATACTTTAGGGAAATACCTTTCTCGAATTTCTCaggagaattaatttttgcgagataGGTATAGATGCTTATCATTATTTGCTCAAGGAAGTCTAGAAATGTCGTATGAAGTTACAATATAAAGCACCAACAACGATAAAAACCACACTTAACAATTATAACGCAAGACCTTAAACAGCAACGATTAAAGTGATATACTTATGATTTTTTATACCACAAAAGAAGTACtggataaataaaattttatcgcCAGAAGCCTATTTCAATATGTTTAAGGAAGTAAATTACTGCGATCAAACCCTTTataaaatttcttggagtcaatttACGCGATTTGGACTAAAAATCCCAAAAGTTTGTTTCGCAAAAGTTTCTTAGTTTAAAGCAATCCGTGTTATAATTGGCTTGAGTACTACCTGAAATGGGGTTAATTTCCTTTGGTGCCAAAAGTAGCctagtacaaaaaaattataacgaATGATGTCTTCATGGAGAATAAGAACGTAGGTTTTTCCCTTTCATTTGTTCATACCGTAACGTAGTAAAAATACTTCTATGGAAGGTAATAAATGCTAAAATATAATACCTAAAAACTATTTGTAGCCATATCTTTTGATAACGAGGCATGGAATGGTAATTTGGAAAATAGAATACTTTAACGACGAATCAAGTTGAATTTCCTACGGCTTATTAAAGAAATCGATTATGAGAAGGGCTTTTTCAGGTCCCGCGGcgtcaaattaaattaaaacagaTTTTTCCCTCAACATCAAAATCCTTAAAATCTCGGTCATAGCACCGGAAAAAGGACCACATCAATCTAGTTACATATTTTTCTTATACTCAAAATAAAGTACAATAAGAGAAAGGTCTATATAAAAGAAAGTTGGGGATTTTTTAGCATTTATCATTCATATCACCAGAGCTTCCTTCTCACTTTTTCATGTGTGCTTTCGCACTTAGCCACCTATCAGAAAAGAAGCACTGGAAACGCGCGAACGAGCATTTATAATTGAGGATAGtttggtttttaaaaacacCATTAAGTAGGACGTCAAAAGTATCATCTGATTTGAAAAACTGTCAAGTAAAATGTTATGAAATTTCATTCTGGGAATGTTGTACGTGTGAAAAGGGTATGGGACGAACTCGAAATGTGGCGGAAAGAAGCCATGACAGTCGCGTAAAAGTTCGAATAAAAGGCTTCGAAAttagctttgtcaaaacaaatcCTACTCACAAACAAGACATGCAGGAAAACAAACTTTAGAAAATATGAGAAAAACTTCAGAACGCAGAAACAGTTTATTTGAGCCAACCCATCTCCGAATTGAAAAAGATCGTGGTTCAAGCATTATATGCTTATCAGATGTACCAAGTATAGCCAGGAAAAGTAAGATTTTGCTATttctaatcaatttttttaagcctCCATCAAAACTATGTTTGGTTAGCGTCATTTAtaattacaaaagtgagtcAATCCGATCAGTCGGCCGGGTAAATAATTTTTCCGAAAAATCCTGTAAGCTGGTCGTTTTTAATCTATAAGCCTGCTGTACTTTTAGCCCCAATTTTAAGTTCAATTTTGCCAATCAACGATGCTCCGTGGGTGTCGTTTGCTTCTtaagcagaaaaaaaatatagcgATCAAGTGGCAAATAAGCCAGCGCAGTCTCCTCATACCTGGGTCAGTAAGAAACGCATAGAGCAATCAATCCACTTTGCATGTTTTAAGATGCGGATACCACGCGAAAAGTAAATGGATTTGATTTTGTTAATGCTGCTTGGGGAAGATAAAAAGGCATGACTTTTACCATTCGTTTAGTTTATTGCTTCCACAAATTTACGGAATCAGTGACTTGAATTTTGCCTTTTAAAGTGAGTCGGACGGGTGACGGTAACCGATCATATTTTTGAACATGGTCTAAGATCGTGTCGGATACAAAAATAATGTCgtgtaaaagttttatttccaTATTGCCAACACATGTTTTTCCTTTATACCTCTTTACTCGACTTCTGTTGAAAATTAATAAACTTTCCTCAAGGTGAAAGCGTTTGTACAGGTTCACAAAATTCCCACCTAGAACAGTATCAACCAATCAAGGTATAATAATTATAAGTTCAAAACAAATAAAGGTAATGCTTGAACGATTTGAATGATTGAAATTAACATGATATTGATCACAAATAGAAAGACAGTCTTAACTATAGGTAcctgtaaataaatataatgaTATTTCTTCACTAATTTTTTCAGTCCAACGCGTACAATATGAGAACACCTACAAACTTGAGCCTGACACACGTTTCGATATGTCCAAAGTCAAAAAGATTATTAACGACGAATTGGAAGagaaattcagcgatttcaaATACAATCCTTTGGAAGC
It includes:
- the LOC130662330 gene encoding dynein light chain Tctex-type 5-like, translating into MRKTSERRNSLFEPTHLRIEKDRGSSIICLSDVPSIARKIQRVQYENTYKLEPDTRFDMSKVKKIINDELEEKFSDFKYNPLEAGQLCKRTATIIKEEIKHLDVDRYKIVCCVTVSQNAGQSEKQASRFLWDEKKDNWAAGTYTNNSITANATVYALYYE
- the LOC130662329 gene encoding glutathione S-transferase P 1-like; its protein translation is MAISTANVFIAVVSMIAAIIYSGQSSLFIQKLNEIFHWKAGCNPSFSVGNVTLHYFSGRGRAEAIRLLLEDQHVPYTETRYTKENWPEAKKAGIEAGVYTYGQVPAIVTSKNKNLVQSKVILQFLGRSVGLDCDCKDLERCDIIAAGVDDIHQKRNRYIYNPDFSYALKDEYEKNVLIVWLNYFEQLAPRVSDASDGVHFASDRMTWVDYLVFDMIDSNCHFVNYGSSDINGETPCVVLLKKFPRLTTFFNHFKTRKNIQTYMDSERRPEYKLPYQPK